From a region of the uncultured Draconibacterium sp. genome:
- a CDS encoding DUF4861 family protein, with protein sequence MRRYVLLLFAIMLFAQSQAQNKTDVSLFMRSDSLQQAEINAESGDLYNTIGHHGPALENEWMALRIYFSEKAAIDVYSKAKPQLELKEKEWYPSAEDQKEGWGADYYKAGETLGLGGVRLWDGEKVVRLNPVSNRTARVAKEPTCSYMEMLSEDVPYKGRKVDVLVRVTVYSGERNARVEAFALTDDSVQFVTGINYHKGQEIYKKDGLIAAWGIHPEDVAAESVEIGAAIMYDPEDFVKTDDDGTQFLLISKPGKQLTTWVSSACGREAEINTMEKFIGFLEK encoded by the coding sequence ATGAGAAGATATGTTCTACTATTATTTGCAATAATGCTGTTTGCACAATCTCAGGCACAAAATAAAACCGATGTAAGTTTGTTTATGCGTTCGGATAGTTTGCAACAGGCTGAAATTAACGCCGAATCGGGCGATTTGTATAATACAATCGGGCATCATGGACCGGCTTTAGAAAACGAGTGGATGGCATTGCGAATTTATTTTAGCGAAAAAGCAGCTATTGATGTTTATTCGAAAGCTAAACCACAGCTGGAATTGAAGGAAAAAGAATGGTATCCATCGGCAGAAGACCAAAAAGAGGGCTGGGGAGCGGATTACTATAAAGCCGGCGAAACCCTTGGATTAGGTGGTGTTCGTTTGTGGGATGGAGAAAAGGTTGTGAGACTGAATCCAGTATCGAATCGTACGGCCCGCGTGGCAAAAGAACCTACCTGCTCTTACATGGAAATGTTATCGGAAGATGTGCCTTACAAAGGGAGAAAAGTTGATGTATTGGTGCGGGTTACAGTTTATTCAGGAGAAAGAAATGCCAGGGTTGAGGCTTTTGCATTAACCGATGATTCTGTTCAATTTGTTACCGGAATTAATTATCACAAAGGGCAGGAGATTTACAAAAAGGATGGATTGATCGCTGCCTGGGGCATTCATCCCGAAGATGTTGCTGCTGAATCTGTTGAGATTGGTGCTGCAATTATGTATGATCCGGAGGATTTTGTAAAAACTGATGACGATGGCACACAGTTTCTTCTTATCAGCAAACCGGGCAAACAATTAACAACCTGGGTATCGTCGGCTTGCGGTCGTGAAGCAGAGATAAATACCATGGAAAAATTTATCGGTTTTCTTGAAAAGTGA
- a CDS encoding glycoside hydrolase family 88 protein codes for MRTFSIIFLFVALIGCTSKNTKQNSVQITKPLWSVKFAETVLHEADSLIYYQSENPKFEYDFAFLGDAIYKLKDIDPKYGAYLKNYVDYFLQEDGEIDRYKLSDYNIDRVRPGNSLVTLYQDYGDEKYGLGIETLVEQMKSQPRTNSGGFWHKKIYPYQMWLDGLYMASPFLARYAKEFDQPHWFDEVTFQLQEVYKHTLDERTGLVYHAWDESREQRWCNKETGQSKHFWSRATGWYMMALVDVLENLPEDHKDREALITILNDLSEAILKVQDEETGLWYQVLDRGGEDRNYLEASGSAMFIYAFAKGAKNNWLPQSYRDVANTAFDSIIENLVTEDENGFVTLTNICGSCGLGGNPYREADYNYYVTEKKVDNDKKGVAPLIVAAIELNK; via the coding sequence ATGAGAACTTTTTCAATTATCTTCCTGTTTGTTGCCCTGATCGGATGCACTTCCAAAAATACCAAACAAAATTCAGTACAAATAACCAAGCCTTTGTGGTCGGTTAAATTTGCTGAAACCGTATTGCATGAGGCTGACAGTCTGATCTATTATCAAAGCGAGAATCCTAAATTCGAGTACGATTTTGCTTTTCTGGGCGATGCCATATATAAGCTTAAAGATATTGATCCGAAATATGGCGCTTACCTAAAAAATTATGTCGATTATTTCTTGCAAGAGGATGGCGAGATTGACAGATACAAACTTTCGGATTATAACATCGACCGGGTCCGGCCCGGTAACAGCTTGGTTACTTTATACCAGGATTATGGCGACGAAAAATACGGTTTGGGAATAGAAACGCTGGTAGAACAGATGAAAAGTCAGCCACGCACAAATTCAGGCGGGTTTTGGCATAAAAAAATATACCCTTATCAAATGTGGCTGGATGGTTTGTACATGGCATCACCGTTTTTGGCTCGTTATGCCAAAGAATTTGATCAGCCGCACTGGTTCGATGAGGTTACTTTTCAGTTGCAGGAAGTGTACAAACATACGCTCGATGAAAGAACGGGGCTGGTTTACCATGCCTGGGACGAAAGTCGCGAGCAACGCTGGTGTAACAAAGAAACAGGGCAGTCGAAACACTTTTGGAGCCGCGCAACAGGCTGGTACATGATGGCATTGGTTGATGTGTTGGAGAATCTGCCTGAAGATCATAAAGACAGGGAAGCACTGATCACTATTCTGAATGATTTGAGTGAGGCTATTCTGAAGGTTCAGGATGAGGAAACAGGATTGTGGTACCAGGTGCTGGATAGGGGAGGCGAAGACCGCAACTACCTTGAAGCATCGGGATCGGCTATGTTTATCTACGCATTTGCGAAAGGAGCTAAAAACAACTGGTTGCCTCAAAGTTACCGTGACGTTGCTAACACAGCTTTCGACAGTATAATTGAAAACCTGGTAACGGAAGATGAGAATGGATTTGTAACTTTAACCAATATATGTGGCTCCTGTGGTTTGGGAGGAAATCCCTATCGCGAAGCCGATTATAACTATTACGTGACAGAAAAGAAAGTGGATAACGACAAAAAAGGTGTTGCACCTTTGATTGTGGCTGCCATTGAATTAAATAAATAA
- a CDS encoding DUF5916 domain-containing protein has translation MKTKFFFKLISLILCTCSSIIVFGQDIVQIAKNNGTVNFDGVPDEAFWQKASQFELVMHIPNYQASPSEETKTYISYDDNFLWVGAFLDYKNPEDIVSTSKKRDEKSKNPDSFGILLDTYDDNENALAFFTMPAGQRIDYAVSNDAQKMPGPPGAGSTAQNYSWNTFWDVKTARTATGWAVEMRIPFSSLRFQEVNGRVRMGLLINRGVSHNNEVDTYPATDPKYGRLASNKPSLAQTIELSGVESKKPVYVAPYITTGVERNNELNEEETAFDSSKDNKLTGGVDIKYSLTSNLTMDLTFNTDFAQVEADDEQVNLTRYALFFPEKRMFFQERSSIFDYKLSGPSKLFYSRRIGLDEDGCPTPILGGARLTGRVGKWDMGFMDMQTQKNNSNPSENFGVLRFRRQVINTNSYVGAIMTSRVGADINDSYSYGVDGIFRIFGDDYIEAGVAQTTDPEGTDFSAGIKNTFYRASWQRRSEEGFAYDLSYAYTGENFDPQVGFLSKYATKGPRLKLQYGWLPGAESRLFKYSIDGTFYESYRVTDGGLDTGMYGPGFSLNTKKGWFVNLDLNYRIEGVDEEFELDDKVVVPADKYKTYTSRMTLMSPVSKPLSTTIMMSGGQFYDGKNVTATVQPIYNLSASLQLSAYYNYSHVIFADRNQEMNAHVGRLKFLYMYNTKLSFSSFVQFNSVNDVMVSNFRLRYNPKEGNDLYVVYNEIRPTNDYIDNGLDEPQFLNRIFQVKYVYTFQL, from the coding sequence ATGAAAACCAAATTCTTTTTCAAGTTAATATCTTTAATTCTCTGCACGTGTAGTTCCATCATCGTATTTGGGCAGGACATTGTACAGATTGCTAAAAATAATGGAACGGTAAATTTCGATGGAGTGCCCGACGAAGCCTTTTGGCAAAAGGCAAGCCAGTTTGAGCTGGTAATGCACATTCCTAATTATCAAGCTTCTCCGAGTGAGGAGACCAAAACATACATCAGTTACGACGATAACTTTTTGTGGGTAGGTGCTTTCCTGGATTACAAGAACCCGGAGGACATTGTTTCCACCAGTAAAAAACGCGATGAGAAGTCGAAAAATCCCGACTCTTTCGGAATTTTATTAGATACCTACGATGATAACGAAAATGCACTGGCATTCTTTACCATGCCTGCAGGGCAGCGTATCGATTATGCCGTATCGAACGATGCACAAAAGATGCCGGGCCCTCCGGGAGCCGGGTCGACTGCTCAAAACTATAGTTGGAACACTTTCTGGGATGTAAAAACAGCACGTACTGCAACAGGTTGGGCGGTCGAAATGCGTATTCCGTTTTCAAGTCTTCGCTTTCAGGAAGTTAACGGGCGCGTACGAATGGGATTGTTGATTAACCGCGGTGTAAGCCATAACAACGAAGTGGATACCTATCCTGCAACCGATCCGAAATATGGCCGGTTGGCATCCAACAAACCATCGCTGGCTCAAACCATCGAACTTTCGGGTGTGGAAAGCAAAAAGCCGGTTTATGTCGCTCCGTATATAACTACCGGAGTGGAGAGAAACAATGAGCTAAATGAAGAGGAAACAGCTTTTGATTCATCAAAAGACAATAAACTGACCGGCGGGGTAGATATAAAATACAGCCTCACCAGCAACCTTACCATGGACCTGACTTTTAACACCGATTTTGCTCAGGTTGAAGCCGACGACGAACAAGTGAATCTAACGCGTTATGCTTTGTTCTTTCCCGAGAAAAGAATGTTCTTCCAGGAGCGTTCAAGTATTTTCGATTACAAACTGAGTGGCCCAAGTAAGTTATTCTACAGTCGCCGTATTGGTTTGGATGAAGACGGTTGCCCGACACCAATTTTGGGCGGGGCACGATTAACCGGGCGCGTGGGAAAATGGGACATGGGATTTATGGATATGCAAACCCAAAAGAATAACTCAAATCCTTCAGAAAACTTTGGGGTGTTGCGCTTCCGCCGCCAGGTAATAAATACCAACTCGTATGTTGGTGCAATTATGACCTCGAGGGTTGGAGCGGATATCAACGATTCGTATTCCTATGGTGTTGATGGTATTTTTCGCATTTTTGGCGACGATTACATTGAGGCGGGTGTTGCTCAAACTACCGATCCGGAAGGCACTGATTTTTCGGCCGGTATTAAAAATACATTCTACCGCGCATCGTGGCAACGGCGAAGCGAGGAAGGTTTTGCCTACGACTTATCTTATGCGTATACGGGCGAGAATTTTGATCCTCAGGTGGGATTCTTATCAAAATATGCCACCAAAGGACCTCGACTAAAACTGCAGTACGGCTGGCTTCCCGGTGCCGAGTCCAGACTTTTTAAATACAGTATTGACGGAACTTTTTATGAATCGTATCGTGTTACCGACGGAGGTCTGGATACAGGTATGTACGGGCCGGGGTTTAGTTTAAATACCAAAAAGGGTTGGTTTGTAAACCTGGATTTAAATTACCGCATTGAAGGTGTTGATGAAGAATTTGAACTGGATGATAAGGTAGTTGTTCCGGCCGATAAATATAAAACGTATACCAGCCGTATGACACTGATGTCGCCGGTTTCAAAGCCGCTGTCTACCACCATAATGATGTCGGGTGGCCAGTTTTACGATGGTAAAAATGTTACTGCAACTGTTCAGCCCATTTATAATCTTTCGGCAAGTTTGCAGCTTTCGGCCTATTACAATTACAGCCATGTGATTTTTGCCGACCGGAACCAGGAAATGAATGCGCATGTTGGACGCCTGAAGTTTTTATACATGTATAACACAAAGCTGTCGTTCAGCTCTTTTGTACAGTTTAATAGTGTGAACGATGTTATGGTATCAAACTTTCGCCTGCGCTATAATCCAAAAGAAGGAAACGATCTGTACGTGGTGTACAACGAAATTCGACCAACAAATGATTACATCGACAATGGTTTGGATGAACCCCAATTCTTAAACAGGATCTTTCAGGTGAAGTATGTATATACTTTCCAGTTGTAG
- a CDS encoding glycoside hydrolase family 3 N-terminal domain-containing protein: protein MKKLKNLSLAFLFAALIGCGPKWTEEDLGDFHLIHNEGGQTLGYSPESGVTILTDKGFAFKDLNKNGELDVYEDWRKPVDERAKDLASKMSVEQIAGLMLYSGHQSIPAGRGGFGAGTYNGKSLSDSGAKSSDLTDQQIKFLTEDNLRHVLITTVESPGVAAQWNNNMQALVEGLGLGIPGNTSTDPRHGTSAETEYNAGAGGDISMWPTTLGLAATFDPAVMKQFGEIASIEYRALGISTALSPQIDLSTEPRWSRFSGTMGEDPGLAADLTRAYVDGFQTSSAAKEIAGGWGFESVNAMVKHWPSGGPEEGGRDGHFGYGAYAVYPGNNLSDQLKPFTEGAFKLDGPTGKATAVMPYYTISYNVDQKNGENVGNAYNKYIITDLLRGEYGYDGVVCTDWMITADTRSVHEFLGKCWGVENLSVAERHYKVIEAGADQFGGNNEKGPVLEAYEMGVKEHGEEYMRNRFEQSAVRLLKNIFHPGLFENPYLVVAESEKIVGNPEYMKAGYEAQLKSVVMLKNKDGVLPVEKKLKVYIPQKYTPAGTNWFGMRSEEKWSDAANMDMVANYFEVVDAPEKADLAICLISSPQGGTGYSLEDKEKGGNGYVPISLQYGPYTAKYAREKSIAGGSPFEDFTNRSYKGKSTEAANVYDMKVVNETKAKMGEKPVIVVVNVANPFIPAEFEKSADAILVHCGVQNQAIMDLVTGNAEPSGLLPFQLPANMKTVEEQFEDVPRDMECYTDEMGNVYDFAYGMNWRGVINDKRVNRYK, encoded by the coding sequence ATGAAAAAACTAAAAAATTTATCGCTAGCATTTCTTTTTGCAGCACTTATTGGCTGTGGCCCCAAATGGACGGAAGAAGATTTGGGAGATTTTCACCTTATTCATAACGAAGGTGGTCAAACTTTGGGTTATTCGCCTGAATCAGGAGTAACGATTCTTACGGACAAAGGTTTTGCTTTTAAAGACCTGAATAAAAACGGTGAACTGGATGTGTACGAAGACTGGCGTAAACCGGTAGACGAGCGTGCCAAAGATCTGGCTTCAAAAATGTCGGTAGAACAAATTGCCGGTTTAATGTTATACAGCGGACATCAGTCGATACCTGCCGGAAGGGGAGGTTTTGGTGCCGGAACCTACAATGGAAAATCGTTGTCAGATAGTGGCGCAAAATCAAGCGATCTCACCGATCAGCAAATAAAATTTCTTACCGAGGATAATTTGCGTCATGTGTTAATTACTACAGTTGAAAGTCCGGGCGTGGCTGCGCAATGGAACAACAACATGCAGGCCCTCGTTGAAGGTCTTGGTTTGGGAATTCCCGGAAATACAAGTACCGACCCACGCCACGGAACAAGTGCAGAAACCGAATACAATGCAGGAGCCGGTGGCGATATTTCGATGTGGCCAACAACACTGGGTTTGGCAGCCACTTTCGATCCTGCTGTAATGAAACAATTTGGCGAAATCGCCTCGATTGAATATCGCGCATTAGGTATTTCTACTGCGCTTTCTCCGCAGATCGATTTGTCAACCGAACCTCGTTGGAGTCGTTTTAGTGGAACTATGGGGGAGGATCCCGGTTTAGCAGCCGATCTGACACGTGCTTATGTCGATGGATTTCAAACGTCATCAGCGGCTAAAGAAATTGCCGGAGGCTGGGGATTTGAAAGTGTAAATGCCATGGTAAAACACTGGCCCAGTGGTGGCCCGGAAGAAGGTGGCCGCGATGGACATTTTGGGTATGGCGCTTATGCCGTTTATCCGGGAAACAATCTTTCTGATCAGCTAAAACCATTTACCGAAGGTGCTTTTAAACTGGATGGTCCAACGGGTAAAGCAACGGCAGTTATGCCTTATTATACCATCTCGTATAATGTCGATCAGAAGAATGGCGAAAACGTTGGAAACGCTTATAACAAATACATCATCACCGATCTTTTAAGAGGTGAGTATGGTTACGATGGTGTGGTTTGTACCGACTGGATGATTACTGCCGATACACGCAGTGTACACGAATTTCTTGGAAAATGCTGGGGTGTAGAGAACCTTTCGGTTGCCGAGCGTCACTATAAAGTAATTGAAGCCGGTGCCGACCAGTTTGGCGGAAACAACGAAAAAGGGCCTGTTTTGGAAGCTTATGAAATGGGGGTGAAAGAACATGGCGAAGAATATATGCGCAATCGTTTTGAGCAATCCGCTGTTCGTTTATTGAAAAATATATTCCACCCCGGATTGTTTGAAAATCCTTACCTGGTTGTGGCTGAATCTGAAAAAATTGTGGGTAATCCGGAATACATGAAAGCCGGTTACGAAGCTCAACTGAAATCGGTTGTAATGCTAAAAAACAAGGATGGCGTTTTACCGGTCGAGAAAAAGTTGAAAGTTTATATTCCACAAAAATATACACCTGCAGGAACCAACTGGTTTGGTATGCGAAGCGAGGAAAAATGGAGCGATGCGGCAAACATGGATATGGTAGCCAACTATTTTGAGGTTGTCGATGCTCCTGAGAAAGCCGATCTCGCAATTTGTTTGATCTCAAGCCCGCAAGGAGGAACAGGATACTCGCTCGAGGATAAGGAAAAAGGGGGTAATGGGTATGTTCCTATTTCTCTTCAGTACGGTCCATATACCGCAAAATATGCACGCGAAAAAAGTATTGCCGGTGGCAGTCCGTTCGAAGATTTTACCAACAGAAGTTACAAAGGAAAATCAACCGAGGCAGCTAATGTTTACGACATGAAAGTGGTGAACGAAACGAAAGCAAAAATGGGTGAGAAACCTGTAATTGTGGTGGTAAATGTGGCCAATCCGTTTATCCCTGCCGAGTTTGAAAAGAGTGCCGATGCTATTCTTGTTCATTGTGGTGTGCAGAATCAGGCAATTATGGATTTGGTAACAGGTAATGCAGAACCTTCAGGGTTACTACCTTTTCAGTTACCTGCCAACATGAAAACGGTAGAAGAGCAGTTTGAAGACGTACCACGCGACATGGAATGTTACACCGACGAAATGGGCAATGTTTACGATTTTGCCTATGGCATGAACTGGAGAGGGGTGATTAACGACAAAAGAGTAAATAGATATAAATAA
- a CDS encoding carboxylesterase family protein, with protein MKNLCVILLLGISSILGACSSQQPQQIKDSVATASGKVSGTFDESTGITTFKGIPFAAPPVGDLRWKAPQPVESWEGVKECTEFSASPMQATPMPFSMWTQEFIAPKEPLSEDCLYLNVWTPARDATEKHPVFVYIYGGGFSSGGSAVPIYDGEEMAKKGLVFITINYRVGTLGFLAHPELTAESPNNASGNYGLLDQVEALKWVNKNIAAFGGDPNNITIAGQSAGAFSVNYLVASPLTKGLIHRAIAESGGAVLSTNALARGGSLKSAEEAGIKFAESLGASSIEELRAKSAEEILSGTGLRNPIVDGYFLPKPVSEIFANGEQNDIPVIIGWNEDEGFGGKPVPADQFKEHVKTMFGDKADKFLAEFPINSDEDAIAIQNDLGALQTFGVQSYKWMQLQNEKATSKVFMYRFERDVPYADGMSDFGAFHTGEVPYAYNNLKMSPRPWTEADYKLADLMSDYWVNFATSGDPNAEGLPGWEAASPDNLKAMRFNTTSKCDDLPSAELLKFLDDFYSE; from the coding sequence ATGAAAAACTTATGTGTGATCTTGTTGTTAGGAATTTCATCTATTTTGGGAGCATGTTCTTCTCAGCAGCCTCAACAAATTAAAGACAGCGTTGCTACAGCCAGTGGAAAGGTAAGCGGTACTTTTGATGAAAGCACCGGAATTACCACTTTTAAGGGAATTCCGTTTGCTGCTCCGCCTGTTGGCGATTTGCGCTGGAAAGCACCACAACCCGTTGAATCCTGGGAAGGCGTGAAGGAATGCACTGAATTCTCAGCAAGCCCGATGCAGGCAACGCCAATGCCGTTTAGTATGTGGACACAGGAGTTTATTGCTCCAAAAGAGCCCTTAAGCGAAGATTGTTTGTACCTGAATGTTTGGACTCCGGCCAGGGATGCCACTGAAAAACATCCGGTTTTCGTTTATATTTATGGTGGTGGTTTTTCAAGTGGAGGAAGTGCTGTTCCTATTTATGATGGCGAGGAAATGGCGAAGAAAGGCCTTGTTTTTATCACTATAAACTATCGCGTAGGAACCTTAGGATTTTTAGCGCATCCGGAACTTACTGCTGAATCGCCAAACAACGCCTCAGGGAATTATGGGTTACTTGACCAGGTTGAAGCCCTGAAATGGGTAAACAAAAATATTGCTGCTTTTGGCGGCGATCCAAACAATATTACCATTGCCGGTCAGTCGGCAGGTGCGTTTAGTGTTAATTATTTAGTGGCAAGTCCACTAACAAAAGGATTGATTCACCGTGCCATTGCTGAGAGTGGTGGTGCGGTGCTTTCAACCAATGCGTTAGCCCGTGGTGGTAGCCTGAAATCTGCCGAGGAAGCGGGTATAAAATTCGCCGAGTCTTTGGGGGCATCATCTATTGAAGAATTACGGGCAAAAAGTGCCGAGGAGATTTTAAGTGGTACCGGCCTGCGAAATCCGATCGTTGATGGTTATTTTCTTCCAAAACCGGTTAGTGAGATCTTTGCCAACGGCGAACAAAACGATATTCCTGTGATAATTGGATGGAACGAAGATGAAGGTTTTGGAGGGAAGCCTGTTCCTGCAGATCAGTTTAAAGAACATGTAAAAACGATGTTCGGTGATAAGGCCGATAAATTTCTGGCTGAGTTCCCAATCAACTCTGATGAGGATGCAATTGCCATTCAGAACGATTTGGGAGCATTGCAAACCTTTGGTGTTCAGTCGTACAAGTGGATGCAGCTACAAAATGAAAAGGCAACATCGAAAGTATTTATGTACCGTTTCGAGCGGGATGTGCCTTACGCCGATGGAATGAGTGATTTTGGTGCTTTCCATACAGGTGAAGTACCATACGCCTACAATAACCTGAAAATGAGCCCGCGCCCTTGGACCGAGGCAGATTATAAACTGGCCGACCTGATGTCGGACTATTGGGTGAATTTTGCTACTTCAGGAGATCCAAATGCAGAAGGATTGCCCGGGTGGGAAGCAGCTTCGCCTGATAACCTGAAAGCAATGCGCTTTAACACAACATCGAAGTGCGATGATCTTCCAAGTGCCGAATTGCTTAAATTTCTTGATGATTTTTATTCTGAATAA